The Leguminivora glycinivorella isolate SPB_JAAS2020 chromosome 1, LegGlyc_1.1, whole genome shotgun sequence genome includes a region encoding these proteins:
- the LOC125225642 gene encoding WD repeat-containing protein 26 — MQQPTANGQAAHVNGDADRNGAPPAPGPRMAQTDQEIVRLIGQHLLSIGLERSAALVMEESGLHLEHPAAATFRAHVLAGDWGKADHELRALHALLQGEQLDPHSLAEMKFVVLEQKYLEHLEAGRALDALHVLRNELTPLGHDTARVHRLSALMMCADPAELHARARWPGAGADSRARVLQRVQAVLPPALMMPPHRLRALLAQAAQAQVARCRFHAAPRPPPDCIPFSLLQDHHCSPDSFPIHPLQVLNEHCDEVWYCKWSPDGSKLASGSKDNTVMIWDYDPQARRLAFRKSLEGHSYGVSYLAWSPDGKWLIAAGPEDCPDLWIWNMETETLATKMSHSQEDSLTAVAWHAGSDKFVCGGARGQFYHCSKEGQLLNSWDGVRVNALATRSDGRGVLAADTHHRVRHYDFTDLTDCNLIQEEHAVMALCVDAADSLMLLNVANQGVHLWDIRARALVRRFRGLSQGHFTIHACFGGARQDFVASGSEDNKVYIWHISGEEPVAVVAGHSRCVNAVAWNPVHHDVLASASDDYSLRLWGPRC, encoded by the exons ACGCAGTGCAGCCCTAGTAATGGAGGAGTCGGGGCTACACCTGGAGCACCCAGCGGCCGCCACGTTCCGGGCGCACGTGCTGGCCGGCGACTGGGGCAAAGCCGACCACGAGCTGCGCGCGCTCCACGCTCTGCTGCAGGGCGAGCAGTTGGATCCGCACTCACTCGCG GAGATGAAGTTCGTGGTCCTCGAGCAGAAGTACCTCGAGCACCTGGAGGCCGGGCGCGCGCTCGACGCGCTGCACGTGCTCCGGAACGAACTTACCCCTCTCGGGCACGACACGGCGCGCGTACACCGCCTGTCGGCGCTCATGATGTGTGCAGACCCTGCCGAGCTGCATGCCCGCGCTAG ATGGCCAGGCGCAGGCGCGGACAGCAGAGCGCGCGTGCTGCAGCGCGTGCAAGCCGTGCTGCCGCCGGCGCTGATGATGCCGCCGCACCGGCTGCGGGCGCTGCTGGCGCAGGCTGCTCAGGCCCAG GTGGCCCGCTGCCGCTTCCACGCCGCGCCGCGGCCGCCGCCCGACTGCATCCCCTTCAGCCTGCTGCAGGACCACCACTGCTCGCCCGACTCCTTCCCCATACACCCACTGCAG GTTCTAAACGAGCACTGCGACGAGGTGTGGTATTGCAAGTGGTCCCCCGACGGCAGCAAGCTCGCCTCGGGCTCCAAAGACAACACTGTCATGATCTGGGACTACGACCCACAAGCACGCCGTCTCGCCTTCAG AAAGTCGTTGGAAGGTCACTCGTACGGCGTGTCATACCTGGCCTGGAGCCCGGACGGGAAGTGGCTCATCGCGGCCGGACCCGAGGACTGTCCAGACTTGTGGATATGGAATATGGAG ACAGAGACGCTAGCGACCAAAATGTCGCACTCGCAAGAGGACTCGCTGACCGCCGTGGCGTGGCACGCGGGCTCCGACAAGTTCGTGTGCGGCGGCGCGAGGGGCCAGTTCTACCACTGCAGCAAGGAG GGCCAGCTGCTAAACAGCTGGGACGGCGTGCGAGTAAACGCTCTGGCCACGCGCAGCGACGGGCGCGGCGTGCTGGCCGCCGACACGCACCACCGCGTGCGGCACTACGACTTCACCGACCTCACCGACTGCAACCT AATCCAAGAAGAGCACGCGGTGATGGCGCTTTGTGTGGACGCAGCGGACTCCCTGATGTTGCTCAACGTGGCCAACCAGGGCGTGCATCTCTGGGACATTC GCGCCCGCGCGCTCGTGCGTCGGTTCCGCGGGCTGTCGCAGGGCCACTTCACCATCCACGCGTGCTTCGGCGGCGCGCGCCAGGACTTCGTGGCCAGCGGCAGCGAGGACAACAAG GTGTACATCTGGCACATCTCGGGCGAGGAGCCCGTGGCAGTGGTGGCGGGACACTCGCGCTGCGTGAACGCCGTGGCGTGGAACCCGGTGCACCACGACGTGCTCGCCTCCGCCTCGGACGACTACTCGCTGCGGCTGTGGGGCCCGCGCTGCTAG